A single genomic interval of Acidiphilium acidophilum harbors:
- a CDS encoding IS630 family transposase (programmed frameshift): MTVAITRLDLSAMALRERAARATDAKISRRLLAIALVLEGWSRRDAAEACAMDRQTLRDWVHRYNGLGPEGLGDAPRRNGPPPRLSASQQAQIAAWVRQGPDLERDGVVRWRCVDLQRRIETEFAVTLHETSISRLLRRLKFTRVQPRPYHPKKDTAAQDIFKKNFAGLVAAAIPATAARKPIEVWFADEARVGQKGTLTYVWAERGSRPVAVRDNRHDSAYLFGAVCPKRCIGAAIIMPAVNSEAMAEHLREISTQVAPGAHAVLVLDGAGWHQAGERLPVPDNISLLALPPYSPELNPVENIWQFLRGNFLSHQVWNSYDEILAACRNAWNKFMQMPKQIASITQRDWIKTVTG; this comes from the exons ATGACGGTAGCGATAACGCGTTTGGACTTGTCGGCTATGGCGCTGCGCGAGCGGGCGGCTCGCGCGACGGATGCGAAGATTTCGAGGCGGCTGCTGGCGATTGCTCTTGTTCTCGAAGGCTGGTCTCGGCGCGATGCGGCCGAGGCCTGTGCCATGGACCGGCAGACGCTGCGCGACTGGGTGCACCGTTACAATGGATTGGGACCTGAAGGACTGGGCGATGCGCCGCGCCGCAACGGCCCGCCACCCCGATTGTCGGCTTCGCAGCAGGCGCAGATCGCGGCATGGGTCAGGCAGGGCCCGGACCTGGAGCGTGACGGCGTGGTACGGTGGCGCTGTGTCGACCTGCAGCGACGGATCGAGACCGAGTTTGCGGTTACCCTGCACGAGACGTCGATCAGCCGACTGTTGCGGCGGCTCAAGTTCACGCGGGTCCAGCCGCGTCCGTATCATCCGAAAAAGGACACTGCGGCACAGGACATTTTTAAAAAGA ACTTCGCTGGCCTGGTAGCGGCGGCGATCCCGGCCACGGCGGCCCGTAAGCCGATCGAGGTGTGGTTCGCCGATGAAGCCCGTGTCGGTCAGAAGGGAACCCTGACCTATGTCTGGGCAGAGCGGGGTTCCCGACCAGTGGCTGTGCGCGACAATCGCCATGACTCCGCCTATCTGTTTGGCGCCGTCTGCCCAAAACGCTGTATTGGTGCCGCCATCATCATGCCGGCAGTCAATAGCGAGGCGATGGCCGAACATCTTCGGGAAATCAGCACGCAGGTCGCGCCTGGCGCGCACGCCGTGCTGGTGCTCGATGGCGCCGGCTGGCATCAAGCCGGCGAACGTTTGCCAGTGCCTGACAACATCAGCCTGCTAGCGCTGCCGCCCTATTCCCCAGAGCTCAACCCAGTCGAAAACATCTGGCAATTTCTGCGTGGCAACTTCCTAAGCCATCAGGTCTGGAACAGCTACGACGAAATCCTTGCCGCCTGCCGAAACGCCTGGAACAAGTTCATGCAGATGCCAAAACAAATCGCTTCGATCACACAACGAGACTGGATCAAAACGGTCACTGGATAG
- a CDS encoding GAF domain-containing protein, with translation MTQKFVPAPAFGEADLSNCEREQIHLAGSIQPHGALLLCSEPGLKIVLASENAAEFLGLAPAGEPHTLIGMALYKLAGDLAGRIRPQLRAPLRTQPLRLRCTAGRPLRGIDAMIHRPAGGGVLIELEPAGPTIDVVGPIEAALQTILGSVSLASLCDETARIFKALTGYDRVMVYKFDDEGHGQVFAEQREPGLEPYLANRYPASDIPQIARRLYERHRVRMLVDVGFKPVRLHPALSPISGAPLDMSLCALRSSSPIHVQYLQNMGVRATLVVSIMVGGQLWGLIACHHYAPFFVASEIRAACEFLVEAVATRIAAFESFVLAQAELAARRLEQRMVEALSREGNWKSALFDNPQSLLHPVRATGAALLFDNEVTVTGDVPGTQDIRAIGTWLDSRAAESGTEQAKLDQAKLDQAMTITASLTGEAEHFEAIKAAASGVLAVSLSSEPGTYLIWVRPEQVRTVTWGGDPTKPVTIGDTPADLSPRRSFAQWHQVMRLQCEPWTEADIAAARLIGAMVSDVVLQSRTVRMLIAQDQLERVRREVAVSTQPVIVADVNGDILLINRAFTAMVAGANHPLQSLTDLPGLFVDAQYVAERLQTLRTHRLSWRGEIAIRRDSGEALPLLIRADPILATADRVLGFVLIMTDMTEQKAASVARRRFQDGIIEQNRTVSGLIASKQDMTVQNLLKSVFENAQLAALEITDRVDPSRMPEMLESVRDSVRRTTVVLQNLFTQDPPGEEA, from the coding sequence ATGACACAAAAATTCGTGCCCGCACCGGCATTCGGCGAGGCCGATCTTTCGAACTGCGAACGCGAGCAGATCCATCTTGCCGGATCGATCCAGCCGCATGGTGCGCTTTTGCTGTGCAGCGAACCAGGGCTGAAAATTGTGCTGGCGAGCGAAAACGCGGCTGAATTCCTCGGCCTCGCCCCTGCGGGTGAGCCTCACACTCTGATCGGGATGGCGCTGTATAAGCTCGCCGGTGATCTGGCCGGCCGCATCCGCCCGCAACTGCGCGCCCCGCTGCGCACCCAACCGCTCAGGCTGCGCTGCACCGCCGGCCGGCCGCTGCGCGGCATCGATGCCATGATCCATCGGCCGGCAGGCGGTGGCGTGCTGATCGAACTCGAACCGGCGGGGCCGACCATCGACGTGGTCGGGCCGATCGAAGCGGCGCTGCAGACCATTCTCGGCTCGGTCTCGCTGGCAAGCCTGTGCGACGAGACGGCGCGGATCTTCAAGGCGCTGACCGGCTATGACCGCGTCATGGTCTACAAATTCGACGATGAGGGTCACGGTCAGGTGTTCGCTGAACAGCGCGAACCAGGGCTGGAGCCGTATCTCGCGAACCGCTATCCCGCAAGCGACATTCCGCAGATCGCGCGCCGGCTTTACGAGCGCCACCGGGTGCGCATGCTGGTGGATGTCGGGTTCAAACCGGTCAGGCTGCATCCGGCGCTCTCGCCGATCAGCGGCGCACCGCTCGATATGTCGCTGTGCGCGCTGCGCAGTTCGTCGCCGATCCATGTGCAATATCTGCAGAACATGGGGGTGCGCGCGACGCTGGTGGTGTCCATCATGGTGGGCGGGCAGCTATGGGGATTGATCGCCTGCCATCATTATGCACCGTTCTTCGTCGCCTCGGAAATTCGCGCCGCCTGTGAATTTCTGGTCGAAGCCGTCGCGACCCGCATTGCCGCGTTCGAGAGTTTTGTGCTGGCCCAGGCCGAATTAGCGGCCCGGCGGCTGGAACAGCGCATGGTCGAGGCGTTGTCGCGCGAGGGTAACTGGAAAAGCGCGCTGTTCGACAATCCGCAATCGCTGCTGCACCCGGTGCGCGCCACCGGTGCCGCCTTGCTGTTCGACAACGAAGTGACGGTGACCGGCGATGTGCCGGGCACTCAGGACATCCGAGCGATCGGCACCTGGCTCGACAGCCGGGCCGCAGAGTCCGGCACGGAGCAGGCCAAGCTTGATCAGGCCAAGCTTGATCAGGCAATGACCATCACCGCGTCGCTCACCGGCGAGGCAGAGCATTTCGAGGCGATCAAGGCGGCGGCGAGTGGGGTGCTCGCGGTATCGCTGTCCAGCGAACCCGGCACTTATCTGATCTGGGTGCGACCCGAACAAGTGCGCACCGTCACCTGGGGCGGCGACCCGACCAAGCCCGTTACGATCGGGGATACCCCGGCCGACCTGTCGCCGCGCCGCTCCTTCGCGCAATGGCACCAGGTGATGCGACTGCAATGCGAGCCCTGGACCGAGGCCGATATCGCAGCCGCCCGGCTGATCGGCGCCATGGTCAGCGACGTCGTCCTGCAATCGCGTACGGTGCGCATGCTGATCGCGCAGGATCAGCTCGAACGCGTCCGGCGCGAGGTCGCCGTATCGACCCAGCCGGTGATCGTGGCTGACGTCAACGGTGATATCCTGTTGATCAACCGTGCCTTCACCGCCATGGTCGCCGGCGCCAACCACCCGTTGCAATCCCTGACCGACCTGCCAGGACTGTTCGTCGATGCCCAATATGTGGCCGAACGGTTGCAGACGCTGCGGACACACCGGCTCAGCTGGCGCGGTGAAATTGCGATCCGGCGGGACAGCGGCGAGGCGCTACCCTTGCTGATTCGCGCGGACCCGATCCTGGCCACCGCAGACCGCGTGCTCGGGTTCGTGCTGATCATGACCGACATGACCGAACAAAAGGCGGCAAGCGTGGCACGGCGACGCTTCCAGGATGGCATCATCGAACAGAACCGCACGGTCAGCGGCTTGATCGCGTCGAAACAAGACATGACCGTCCAGAATCTGCTGAAATCGGTGTTCGAAAACGCCCAGCTTGCCGCACTCGAAATCACCGACCGGGTTGACCCGTCACGCATGCCGGAAATGCTCGAAAGCGTTCGCGACTCCGTCCGCCGCACGACCGTCGTGCTGCAGAACCTATTCACCCAGGACCCCCCGGGCGAAGAGGCATGA
- the ppsR gene encoding transcriptional regulator PpsR has protein sequence MTTVNLAQPDLTLHLDRDGVIRDTTLSDRIETGGLQPWHGRPWSETVTASGFATIERMVKDAWRTGVSAFTPVNQLFPSGAELPLEYTTVRLGGDAGLLAIGRRFHVVADLQSRLIAAQQAMERDHWRLRDVEIRYNLMFNGANDPLLLLDAATLRITEVNPAAGRLLGVGHDWSFIDQIAKPSQPVFHAMIQRARTDGQAPGVIVQLGTPRESWIVRASLADGGVVPSYLLHLTPVAASPRGTTLPDRSVCPALIARLPDAFVIIDRDGVVRQANAAFLDLIEAASDAVVLGARLDRWLDGSGNDLAMALELIRNHGRIMTMPSVIHGEYGAVVEVEISASSDDGMIGLLIRDTSRGAIRGGAGNGDPLQAALGALSLEVGPTTMHEAVDQTVAAVEQHFIRAALEQTAGNRKAAAALIGLSRQSLYLKMNRYDLE, from the coding sequence ATGACCACTGTCAACCTCGCGCAGCCTGACCTGACGTTGCATCTGGATCGCGATGGCGTCATCCGCGACACCACATTGTCGGACCGCATCGAAACCGGCGGCCTGCAGCCGTGGCATGGCCGGCCGTGGAGCGAAACGGTGACCGCATCGGGTTTCGCGACGATCGAACGGATGGTCAAGGACGCCTGGCGCACCGGCGTTTCAGCCTTCACGCCGGTCAACCAGCTGTTTCCAAGCGGTGCGGAACTGCCGTTGGAATATACCACGGTCAGGCTCGGCGGCGATGCCGGGTTGCTCGCGATCGGCCGGCGGTTTCATGTCGTTGCCGATCTGCAAAGCCGTCTGATCGCGGCGCAGCAGGCGATGGAGCGGGACCATTGGCGGCTGCGCGATGTCGAGATCCGCTATAATCTGATGTTCAACGGCGCAAACGATCCTTTGCTGCTGCTCGACGCGGCAACGCTGCGCATTACCGAGGTCAACCCAGCGGCGGGGCGCCTGCTGGGCGTCGGCCATGACTGGAGCTTCATCGATCAGATCGCGAAGCCGTCGCAGCCCGTGTTTCATGCCATGATCCAGCGCGCCCGCACCGATGGGCAGGCGCCCGGTGTGATCGTGCAACTCGGCACCCCGCGAGAATCCTGGATCGTGCGGGCATCCCTGGCCGATGGCGGGGTGGTGCCGTCGTATTTGCTGCACCTTACACCGGTGGCGGCTAGTCCGCGCGGCACCACGCTGCCGGACCGCAGCGTATGCCCCGCCCTGATCGCGCGCCTGCCCGACGCGTTCGTGATCATCGATCGCGATGGCGTAGTCCGCCAAGCCAATGCCGCTTTCCTCGACCTGATCGAGGCGGCGAGCGACGCGGTCGTGCTCGGGGCCCGGCTCGATCGCTGGCTCGACGGGAGCGGCAATGATCTGGCCATGGCGCTCGAGCTGATCCGCAATCACGGCAGGATCATGACGATGCCGTCGGTGATCCACGGGGAATACGGCGCGGTCGTCGAAGTCGAGATCTCGGCGAGCAGCGACGACGGCATGATCGGGCTGCTGATCCGCGACACCTCGCGCGGGGCGATACGGGGTGGGGCTGGCAACGGTGATCCGTTGCAGGCGGCGCTGGGCGCGCTTTCGCTGGAGGTCGGGCCGACCACGATGCACGAGGCGGTGGACCAGACCGTGGCGGCCGTCGAGCAGCATTTCATTCGCGCCGCCCTCGAGCAGACCGCGGGCAACCGCAAGGCGGCAGCGGCATTGATCGGTCTTAGCCGCCAGAGCCTGTATCTGAAAATGAATCGCTACGACTTGGAATAG
- a CDS encoding biliverdin-producing heme oxygenase: MDDSPVFSVDQARSTEAPPALATALRHATHDLHRDAERSGVVAQMLRGTITRDQYAGLLRNLLPAYQQIEHGLEQHRDHPHLRALALPAVYRAAALQSDLAALAGPDWAGTLPLLQAGRAYADRIAHATATAPALLIAHGYVRYLGDLNGGQMLQRRLGTALGLDDTALAFYRFEAIPDLAAFRRAYRDAIDAIRLDTDATAAVLAEAQAAFQANIAVSVALAA, translated from the coding sequence ATGGATGATAGCCCGGTTTTTTCAGTCGACCAAGCAAGATCGACCGAAGCGCCACCGGCTCTCGCCACCGCATTGCGGCACGCCACGCACGATCTGCACCGCGACGCCGAACGCTCTGGCGTTGTCGCGCAAATGCTGCGCGGCACGATCACGCGCGACCAGTACGCCGGTTTGCTGCGCAACCTACTGCCCGCCTATCAACAGATCGAGCACGGGTTGGAACAGCATCGCGATCACCCGCACCTGCGGGCGCTGGCGCTGCCGGCGGTGTATCGCGCCGCCGCGCTGCAAAGCGATCTGGCGGCCCTCGCCGGTCCGGACTGGGCGGGCACGCTGCCGTTGCTGCAAGCCGGACGGGCATACGCCGATCGGATCGCCCACGCGACGGCCACTGCCCCCGCACTGCTGATTGCCCATGGCTACGTTCGCTACCTCGGCGATCTGAACGGTGGCCAGATGCTCCAGCGCCGTCTGGGCACCGCGCTCGGCCTTGATGACACGGCACTCGCCTTCTACCGCTTCGAGGCGATCCCCGATCTGGCCGCGTTCCGGCGCGCGTACCGCGACGCAATCGACGCCATTCGACTCGATACCGACGCCACCGCTGCCGTACTGGCCGAAGCCCAGGCGGCGTTTCAGGCCAATATCGCGGTATCGGTGGCGCTCGCGGCCTAA
- a CDS encoding segregation and condensation protein A, translating into MDGASGIVDGAGEGGSPHLTLDGFDGSLALLLAQARAHQIDLSTLRLPELIDQLADRLERARATIPLGHQADWVVMASWILLLRSDLLLPRDAPAQQAAERRASDLRDRLVALQEIQALGAWLEQRPQLGRDVFARGRSEAIGSVIGGSIEVDMIAFLWACLEQFDDPADAVDTRPIYRLPALDLYDIPEARDRILRLLAESGEGLSLDQLLPGPNQQTAQPPTETRLRLRSAWSSTFVASLELAKQGDVALAQAENFDPIIVSVGSSDQPLPHISAMPSASP; encoded by the coding sequence ATGGATGGGGCATCCGGCATAGTGGACGGGGCAGGGGAGGGGGGATCGCCGCATCTTACGCTGGATGGGTTTGACGGATCGCTGGCCCTGCTCCTGGCCCAGGCACGGGCCCATCAGATTGATCTGTCGACGTTGCGTTTACCTGAGCTGATCGACCAATTGGCTGACCGGTTGGAGCGGGCGAGGGCGACAATCCCGCTGGGCCATCAGGCGGATTGGGTGGTGATGGCGTCGTGGATTCTGCTGTTGCGGTCTGACCTGCTGTTGCCAAGGGATGCGCCGGCGCAACAGGCGGCGGAACGACGTGCGTCAGATCTGCGGGACCGTTTGGTTGCGTTGCAGGAGATCCAGGCGCTGGGCGCCTGGCTGGAGCAGCGGCCGCAGTTGGGACGGGACGTTTTTGCCCGTGGCCGATCTGAGGCGATCGGAAGCGTGATCGGCGGTTCGATCGAGGTCGATATGATCGCCTTCCTCTGGGCGTGTCTGGAGCAGTTCGATGATCCCGCCGACGCCGTCGATACAAGGCCAATCTATCGGCTGCCGGCTCTGGACCTGTATGATATTCCGGAAGCCCGGGACCGGATACTCCGACTGTTGGCCGAAAGCGGAGAGGGGCTCAGCCTCGATCAGTTGTTGCCGGGCCCCAACCAGCAGACCGCTCAACCGCCAACGGAGACCCGGTTGCGTCTGCGCTCGGCGTGGTCGAGTACGTTCGTCGCCAGCCTGGAGCTTGCCAAGCAAGGCGATGTCGCGCTGGCGCAGGCGGAAAACTTCGATCCCATCATCGTCAGCGTCGGCTCCAGCGACCAACCTCTGCCGCATATTTCTGCGATGCCTTCCGCCTCTCCATAG
- a CDS encoding tyrosine-type recombinase/integrase, with product MVDQPPESGRALDGEILTDPAENQGTAVAPALTPAGQAALAQAQAFARQAVSPATLRAYKADWTHYAAWCDRTGFVPVPATPAVVGAYLSSLAVSHAPTTIRRRLAAIGTMHRFNDLPWNPAHGDIQHPLRGALRNHGRAVQKAAALTLPMLRQLVATCDRTARGRRDRALLLIGFAAALRRSELVALQVDDVAEDARGLRLRIRRGKTDQAGEGAEIGVPRGRHVETCPVRAFQDWMEIATRKSGPLFRRISTGDTIGDVGMHPDAVRRILAYRAEMAGLVIEGFDRLSAHALRVGFITEAYAKGVRDEDIMRHTRHRTQSVMRGYVQRAGLVSDSPAGMLDL from the coding sequence ATGGTCGATCAACCTCCCGAATCGGGTCGCGCTCTCGACGGTGAGATCCTGACCGATCCCGCGGAAAACCAAGGCACGGCGGTCGCGCCGGCCCTGACGCCGGCTGGGCAGGCCGCCCTCGCACAGGCGCAGGCGTTCGCGCGCCAGGCGGTCTCGCCCGCGACCCTGCGCGCCTACAAAGCGGACTGGACCCATTATGCTGCATGGTGCGATCGCACCGGCTTTGTCCCGGTACCGGCAACCCCGGCCGTGGTGGGCGCTTATCTCTCCAGCCTTGCGGTTTCTCACGCGCCGACCACGATCCGCCGGCGCCTGGCGGCGATCGGCACAATGCACCGGTTTAATGATCTGCCGTGGAATCCGGCCCATGGTGATATCCAGCATCCGCTGCGTGGCGCCCTCCGCAACCACGGTCGCGCGGTGCAGAAGGCGGCGGCATTGACGCTACCGATGCTGCGCCAGCTGGTCGCCACCTGCGATCGCACCGCGCGCGGCCGGCGCGATCGCGCCTTGCTGCTGATCGGCTTTGCCGCGGCGCTGCGTCGCTCGGAACTGGTGGCGCTGCAGGTCGATGATGTCGCCGAGGACGCGCGTGGGCTGCGGCTCCGCATCCGGCGCGGCAAGACCGATCAGGCAGGGGAGGGGGCTGAGATCGGCGTGCCGCGTGGCCGCCATGTCGAGACCTGCCCAGTCCGGGCGTTCCAGGACTGGATGGAGATCGCCACCCGCAAATCAGGACCTTTATTCCGCCGGATCAGTACCGGCGACACCATTGGGGATGTCGGGATGCATCCCGATGCGGTGCGGCGGATCCTGGCGTATCGCGCCGAAATGGCCGGGCTGGTGATCGAGGGGTTCGATCGCTTGAGCGCCCACGCGCTGCGCGTCGGATTTATCACCGAGGCCTACGCCAAGGGGGTGCGTGACGAGGATATCATGCGCCACACGCGTCACCGCACCCAGAGCGTGATGCGCGGCTACGTCCAGCGCGCCGGTCTGGTCAGTGACAGCCCGGCCGGCATGCTTGATCTCTGA
- a CDS encoding helix-turn-helix domain-containing protein — MEAISGSAFTALLRQADVSQAGFARLSGVSPRQVNKWCRDRAAVPRWATMLALALQELSVETLTILYDELTTAVARP; from the coding sequence ATGGAAGCGATTTCAGGCTCAGCGTTTACCGCCCTCTTGAGGCAGGCCGACGTCAGCCAGGCCGGCTTTGCCCGCCTCAGCGGCGTCAGCCCCCGCCAGGTCAACAAATGGTGCCGCGACCGGGCTGCCGTGCCACGCTGGGCCACGATGCTGGCCCTCGCGCTGCAGGAGCTCTCGGTCGAGACACTCACGATCCTGTACGATGAACTCACCACTGCCGTCGCAAGGCCCTGA
- a CDS encoding ParA family protein: MHVLVLASQKGGAGKTTLSRHLAVEAERAGEGPVVLIDADPQGGLAGWWNRRQADSPVFFASRLEDLPDHIEQARIGGFKLVIIDTPPQATGLIRAVVALADLVLIPTRPSPDDLDAVGRTIDIVDEAKKPMVFVINGATKNARITGQAAIALSQSGTVATATIHHSVAFPTSGIDGRTVTELDLNSNSAHEIAELWKYVITRLRKYVKEAA, encoded by the coding sequence ATGCATGTGCTTGTTTTGGCTTCGCAAAAAGGTGGGGCGGGAAAGACCACTCTGTCGCGTCATCTCGCAGTGGAAGCCGAGCGCGCGGGCGAGGGACCGGTCGTTCTAATCGATGCCGACCCTCAGGGCGGCTTGGCCGGATGGTGGAATCGCCGCCAAGCAGACTCGCCGGTGTTTTTTGCGAGTCGGCTGGAGGACCTACCCGACCATATTGAACAGGCGCGAATCGGCGGATTCAAACTAGTCATCATTGATACGCCGCCTCAGGCCACTGGCCTGATCCGGGCAGTGGTTGCTCTTGCCGATCTAGTTCTTATTCCCACTAGACCGTCACCGGACGATCTAGACGCGGTCGGGCGAACGATTGACATCGTCGACGAGGCCAAGAAGCCTATGGTGTTCGTGATCAACGGAGCAACCAAAAATGCGCGGATCACAGGACAGGCGGCCATCGCGCTTTCTCAAAGTGGAACCGTCGCAACGGCCACGATTCATCATTCGGTGGCATTTCCTACATCAGGAATTGACGGTAGGACCGTTACCGAACTCGACCTGAATAGTAACTCTGCACATGAGATTGCGGAACTATGGAAGTACGTTATAACGCGGCTACGGAAGTACGTGAAGGAGGCGGCATGA
- a CDS encoding replication initiation protein codes for MTRVPTIQAITDRSARSNDLVGAGEVLDMQFDTTRKGLSLRAAKLLHLLIKEAGSKAVDDVEHRVPVAALNTSMHLTLDEFISTVKELMFVQLGLRALNERTGLPELYFDPLIHSVSRTDSEEDSAMVGYRLSNTLRRVMKDSVHWAILSRQAVMAFESRYALRLYELVSLRINLTRSTEKFSIDSLREKLGVPAGKLMKWDAFNRKALGPAIAEVNQLSGFTVSALPYKSGRSVAGVTLTWGIAPTPERVKVQRELESSRVGRAVRRDQGSDKVVDLLSMPPQNGETSYFPRQGSIIYSKWAEVARNSLPQQDRPDVDLVAERFRDFCSRKAILLSSSKIETIFTSFCKSWRPED; via the coding sequence ATGACCCGAGTCCCCACCATCCAAGCTATCACAGACCGCTCAGCTCGATCGAATGATCTTGTAGGTGCGGGTGAAGTGCTTGATATGCAATTTGATACGACCAGGAAGGGACTATCCCTTCGGGCAGCTAAGCTTCTGCATCTCCTTATCAAAGAAGCGGGGAGCAAGGCGGTTGATGATGTGGAGCACCGAGTACCCGTTGCTGCCCTGAATACCTCGATGCATCTTACGCTCGATGAGTTTATCTCTACGGTTAAAGAATTGATGTTTGTCCAGCTTGGCCTTCGCGCCCTCAATGAAAGGACGGGCTTGCCGGAGCTCTATTTTGACCCTCTTATTCACTCAGTCAGCCGTACCGACTCGGAAGAGGATTCCGCGATGGTTGGTTATCGGCTTTCAAATACTTTGCGGCGAGTAATGAAAGACTCGGTCCATTGGGCCATCCTTTCCCGCCAAGCTGTAATGGCATTCGAAAGTCGTTATGCATTGCGTCTTTACGAACTGGTTTCGCTGCGAATCAACTTGACACGCAGCACGGAAAAATTTTCGATCGATAGTTTGCGCGAAAAACTCGGCGTTCCGGCGGGTAAGCTTATGAAGTGGGATGCGTTCAACCGCAAGGCCCTCGGCCCAGCGATAGCCGAGGTCAACCAGCTATCCGGCTTTACCGTATCCGCATTGCCCTACAAATCCGGACGGTCCGTTGCGGGGGTAACGCTGACTTGGGGGATTGCGCCTACGCCAGAGAGGGTGAAAGTTCAACGAGAGCTTGAGTCGAGCCGGGTTGGCCGTGCTGTGCGCCGGGATCAAGGTTCAGACAAAGTGGTCGATCTTCTTTCTATGCCACCCCAAAACGGTGAAACTTCATATTTCCCGCGCCAAGGTAGCATCATTTACTCCAAATGGGCTGAAGTAGCTCGAAATAGTTTACCACAGCAAGACCGACCAGACGTTGATCTTGTTGCGGAACGCTTCCGTGATTTTTGTTCTCGGAAAGCGATCTTATTGAGTAGCTCAAAGATCGAAACTATTTTCACATCATTCTGTAAATCGTGGCGCCCGGAGGACTAG
- a CDS encoding WGR domain-containing protein, with amino-acid sequence MLELRACAPEKNRFRSWRIEIDRDLFGLLNARITFGRIGTTGRTRRWDFPTDAEAARFLRAKLRRRASGTRRRGAVYRVIDASATAMPFIETLLSVDRSPE; translated from the coding sequence ATGCTCGAATTGCGCGCCTGCGCTCCGGAAAAGAACCGGTTCCGCAGTTGGCGGATCGAAATCGATCGCGATCTGTTTGGCCTACTCAATGCAAGGATCACGTTCGGCCGGATCGGCACAACAGGACGAACCCGGCGATGGGATTTCCCGACCGACGCAGAGGCGGCCCGCTTCCTGCGCGCCAAACTGCGCCGCCGGGCCAGCGGGACGCGACGACGCGGCGCCGTCTATCGCGTGATCGACGCCAGCGCGACCGCGATGCCTTTCATCGAGACCCTCCTATCGGTAGATAGATCTCCGGAATGA
- a CDS encoding ISAs1 family transposase, protein MEEFAACWQGLEDPRTSNAALHNFHELLMIALCTVLCGGQCAVDMALFARAKESFLRGFLKLENGLPSHDTFSRLFRQIDPEQFSAAFQRFMARFSKTIEGVVAIDGKVLRRSFDHARGKSALHMVSAWGCEQRLVLAQIATDVKSNEITAVPKLLKLLSLKGTIVTTDALNCQRAIAQQIVDQGGDYVLALKGNQGNLHGDVSMFLNGVPCDETNTTRTVDADHGRIETRTATVSDDIAWLQEGHRWPGLAAIGKIVRMRETSTKTTTETAYYLLSTVLSSERFNEVVRSHWGIENRLHWRLDVVMNEDQDRSRLGNSPNNLAVLRHMALNVMQKENATRGSLRGKFKRAGWDDAYLTSLLQLF, encoded by the coding sequence TTGGAGGAATTTGCTGCGTGCTGGCAGGGTTTGGAAGATCCGCGGACCAGTAATGCCGCTTTGCACAACTTCCATGAGCTTTTGATGATAGCCTTGTGCACGGTTCTGTGCGGTGGCCAATGCGCTGTCGACATGGCGCTGTTTGCCCGCGCGAAAGAGTCGTTTCTGCGGGGGTTTCTGAAGCTTGAGAACGGACTACCCAGCCATGACACGTTCAGCCGGCTATTTCGTCAGATCGATCCGGAGCAGTTCAGCGCTGCGTTTCAGCGGTTCATGGCTCGATTTTCCAAGACGATCGAGGGTGTTGTGGCGATCGATGGGAAAGTCCTTCGTCGATCTTTCGATCATGCCCGCGGCAAATCGGCGTTGCATATGGTCAGCGCTTGGGGTTGCGAACAGCGTCTCGTGCTGGCGCAGATCGCCACAGACGTCAAATCCAATGAAATCACCGCAGTGCCGAAACTGTTGAAGTTGCTATCATTGAAAGGCACGATCGTGACAACCGATGCGTTGAACTGCCAGCGTGCGATCGCGCAACAAATCGTCGATCAAGGAGGTGATTACGTTCTCGCGCTGAAGGGGAACCAAGGCAACTTGCATGGTGATGTCTCCATGTTTCTCAACGGCGTGCCGTGCGACGAAACCAATACGACGCGCACAGTCGATGCTGATCATGGTCGTATCGAGACCCGCACCGCAACCGTTTCAGACGATATCGCCTGGTTGCAGGAGGGACACCGATGGCCGGGTCTTGCCGCCATCGGCAAAATTGTCCGTATGCGCGAAACCTCCACCAAAACCACGACTGAGACCGCCTACTACCTGCTCAGCACTGTGCTCTCCAGCGAACGCTTCAATGAGGTTGTCCGGTCACATTGGGGCATTGAAAACCGGCTCCATTGGAGGCTCGATGTCGTCATGAACGAGGATCAGGATCGAAGCAGATTGGGCAATAGCCCAAATAATCTCGCAGTCCTGCGACATATGGCCCTGAACGTCATGCAAAAAGAGAACGCCACCAGGGGCTCCCTGCGCGGCAAATTCAAACGGGCCGGATGGGATGATGCCTACCTCACCAGCCTCCTACAACTATTCTGA